The Erigeron canadensis isolate Cc75 chromosome 4, C_canadensis_v1, whole genome shotgun sequence genome window below encodes:
- the LOC122598484 gene encoding ras-related protein Rab5-like, which yields MVGANNIASKNVQAKLVILGDMGTGKTSMILRFVKGQFFDFQESTIGAAFFTQVVSINNTTVKFDIWDTAGQERYHSLAPMYYRAAAAAIVVYDINTMSSFQKAKKWIEELQRQGNPDTIMVLVANKADMITKREVDPEEAKQYAKENGLKYFETSAKTAQNIQELFYEIATEVAQAAPSPSMPSGMKLQSETQERRKKLFCCNT from the exons ATGGTGGGAGCTAATAACATTGCGAGTAAAAACGTACAAGCCAAGTTG GTGATCCTAGGTGACATGGGAACTGGGAAAACAAGTATGATCTTGAGATTTGTTAAAGGCCAATTTTTTGACTTCCAG GAGTCCACAATCGGAGCTGCCTTCTTTACACAGGTTGTGTCAATAAATAACACTACGGTGAAGTTTGATATATGGGACACGGCTGGGCAAGAACGTTATCACAGCTTAGCTCCAATGTACTATCGTGCAGCAGCTGCGGCTATTGTTGTGTATGATATCAACACCATG TCTTCATTTCAAAAAGCAAAGAAATGGATTGAAGAACTACAGAGGCAGGGTAACCCGGATACTATTATGGTTTTAGTGGCAAACAAAGCAGATATGATTACTAAAAGAGAGGTTGATCCTGAG GAAGCGAAGCAATATGCTAAAGAAAATGGCTTGAAATATTTCGAGACTTCTGCTAAAACAGCGCAAAACATACAAGAGCTCTTCTATGAAATAG CAACGGAAGTTGCACAAGCTGCCCCATCACCATCAATGCCGAGCGGAATGAAACTACAAAGTGAAACACAAGAGAGACGTAAAAAATTATTCTGCTGCAATACATGA
- the LOC122597906 gene encoding uncharacterized protein LOC122597906 gives MAQAARLNLRMQKELKLLITDPPPGASFPNLDLSSSVSLTAIDALIDGPEGTVYEKGVFKIKIQIPERYPFQPPIVTFSTPIYHPNIDTGGRICLDILNLPPKGAWQPSLNISTVLTSIGLLLSEPNPDDGLMCEASKEYKYNKQVFDQKARSMTEKYAKSDASPNHGGNQFVKDSVVTEDKAPEPVKSDMHECSLGLRKISGVGRKLSLEPSGSHTEENDSMGMNEGPLCNFGCQSQIQEPKRDSEDMSFEDVKSNFMTTVNSDHYQDNKTPAISSKKLCLSGKNLQHKVPVSTKNPDVADKNAIFMTLKCAKSNESPDHGGNQFLADSSTTEVKPLETVKTDMHEYAVGLKKIPGISRKLSLNASVSNTRESEIGMNDGLLNTINNRSQLQEPKQGLKGTTFLHQQLDQDKKGPAFSSKKLCLSGKKPQHEVLASTKRTNDTMPPGPQKRNMLPISDAKAHGDQKVQKLTGSRRKLSLSTSGSNTRESERKMNEAPLKTVSQSQIQQHKQDLKGTTIPQPQLDQDKKAPAFNSSKLRLSGKNLQQEVLDSTKRTNDTIPSGPQKENMLLISKATAHNDQEVHKESTEKSCFGNTKCKKLGLTGIKPSFGFLSLAQDKENNDKVHTVSGGNNMKKPQTNRSYKGKPGESGAISTGLKLSRKPLQSLEEKHNKNMNIRLDAETVNTGASKQHGERSDKDNLEGMCDSEGVIVLDSEDSEEEKTVKSSSRRLIGRKRLLGKC, from the exons ATGGCTCAAGCAGCAAGACTGAATCTCCGAATGCAAAAAGAACTCAAACTTCTTATCACCGATCCTCCGCCAGGCGCTTCTTTTCCTAACCTCGATCTTTCTTCCTCGGTTTCCCTCACCGCCATCGATGCGCTCATCGATGGTCCCGAGGGCACCGTTTACGAAAAGGGTGTTTTCAAGATTAAGATTCAAATACCCGAAAG GTACCCTTTTCAACCACCAATTGTTACATTTAGTACTCCGATATATCACCCGAATATTGATACTGGAGGGCGTATATGTCTTGATATCCTTAACCTTCCTCCAAAG GGTGCGTGGCAGCCGTCTTTAAACATTTCGACTGTTTTAACAAGCATTGGGTTGTTACTGAGTGAACCGAACCCTGATGATGGCCTAATGTGTGAAGCG AGTAAGGAGTATAAATACAATAAACAAGTTTTTGACCAGAAGGCCCGTTCTATGACCGAAAAGTATGCTAAATCTGATGCAAGTCCAAATCATGGTGGGAATCAATTTGTGAAGGATTCAGTTGTG ACAGAGGATAAAGCACCAGAACCAGTGAAAAGCGATATGCATGAGTGTTCTTTAGGTTTAAGAAAGATTTCGGGTGTTGGTAGAAAGCTGTCACTGGAACCTTCTGGTTCACACACAGAGGAGAATGAT AGTATGGGGATGAATGAGGGTCCTTTGTGCAACTTTGGTTGCCAATCACAGATTCAAGAACCCAAACGAGATTCCGAAGACATGTCATTTGAGGAtgttaaaagtaattttatgaCCACAGTGAACTCTGATCATTACCAAGATAACAAAACGCCAGCTATTAGCTCGAAGAAACTATGTCTTTCTGGCAAGAATCTACAACATAAAGTCCCAGTTTCAACCAAAAATCCTGATGTAGCTGACAAGAATGCGATATTTATGACCCTGAAATGTGCCAAATCCAATGAAAGTCCAGATCATGGTGGGAATCAATTTCTCGCAGATTCAAGCACG ACAGAAGTTAAACCACTGGAAACGGTGAAAACTGATATGCACGAGTATGCTGTAGGGTTAAAAAAGATTCCAGGGATCAGTAGGAAGCTATCACTGAATGCTTCCGTATCAAACACAAGAGAGAGTGAAATAGGGATGAATGATGGGCTTTTAAACACAATAAATAATCGATCACAGCTTCAAGAACCCAAGCAAGGTTTAAAAGGCACCACATTTCTCCATCAACAACTTGATCAAGATAAGAAAGGACCAGCCTTTAGCTCGAAGAAACTATGTCTTTCTGGCAAGAAGCCGCAACATGAAGTCTTAGCTTCAACCAAAAGAACTAATGACACAATGCCTCCTGGCCCACAAAAGAGGAATATGCTACCAATATCTGACGCAAAGGCACATGGTGATCAAAAGGTTCAAAAGCTTACAGGTAGCCGTAGAAAGCTATCACTGAGTACTTCAGGATCAAACACTAGAGAGAGTGAAAGGAAAATGAACGAGGCACCCTTGAAGACTGTAAGTCAATCACAGATTCAACAACACAAACAAGATTTAAAAGGCACCACAATTCCCCAACCACAACTTGATCAAGATAAGAAAGCACCAGCCTTCAACTCTAGCAAACTACGTCTTTCTGGCAAGAATCTACAACAAGAAGTTTTAGATTCAACCAAAAGAACTAATGACACAATACCTTCTGGCCCACAAAAGGAGAACATGCTACTCATATCCAAGGCGACAGCACATAACGATCAAGAGGTTCATAAGGAATCAACCGAAAAAAGTTGCTTTGGTAACACAAAATGCAAGAAGCTAGGTTTGACTGGTATAAAACCCTCTTTCGGTTTTTTAAGCTTAGCCCAGGATAAAGAAAACAATGATAAGGTTCACACAGTTTCAGGTGGGAATAACATGAAAAAGCCACAAACTAACCGATCTTATAAAGGCAAACCAGGGGAAAGTGGTGCTATTTCAACTGGTTTAAAACTTTCCCGAAAGCCACTTCAGTCACTGGAAGAAAAGCATAACAAGAACATGAATATAAGACTGGATGCTGAAACTGTGAATACAGGTGCTTCCAAACAGCATGGTGAAAGATCAGACAAAGACAATTTGGAAGGAATGTGTGATTCTGAAGGAGTGATTGTGCTGGACAGTGAAGATAGTGAAGAGGAAAAAACAGTGAAATCAAGTTCTAGACGTTTGATTGGACGAAAACGCTTGCTGGGTAAATGCTAA
- the LOC122597549 gene encoding uncharacterized protein LOC122597549, whose amino-acid sequence MKATSNLIIWLALALLVSLGMVLGLVLLLLGELYCSPFVRRLLGREHASPPDNTTIAAAALTTEDDIEKEVPRSPENQETLGMTPQQNIVEIQKGRLRHLGNTSTMVCISNPIYDDDEYGRMGTRGDIDDNGTPFETPDSSPSRLGTEESFGDQKEEISSKVVITPPMKTWERKYANKQWRIQKNTFSRHRR is encoded by the coding sequence atgaaggctACATCAAATCTCATAATATGGCTAGCTCTAGCTTTATTGGTTAGTCTTGGCATGGTTTTGGGCTTGGTTTTACTTCTCTTAGGCGAACTCTATTGCTCCCCATTTGTCCGCCGCCTCCTTGGCCGCGAACATGCTAGCCCTCCCGATAACACTACCATCGCCGCCGCCGCCCTCACCACAGAAGATGACATTGAAAAAGAAGTCCCGAGATCTCCGGAAAATCAAGAAACACTTGGAATGACCCCACAACAAAACATTGTGGAGATCCAAAAAGGTCGTTTACGTCACTTGGGTAACACGTCAACAATGGTTTGCATTTCTAATCCAATCTATGACGACGATGAATATGGAAGGATGGGTACTAGAggtgatattgatgataatggGACACCCTTTGAGACCCCAGACAGTTCGCCATCTCGGTTGGGAACAGAGGAGTCGTTCGGTGATCAGAAGGAGGAGATATCGTCAAAGGTGGTGATTACTCCACCTATGAAAACTTGGGAAAGAAAATATGCGAATAAACAGTGGCGGATCCAGAAAAATACTTTCTCGAGGCATAGAAGGTAA